A stretch of the Nothobranchius furzeri strain GRZ-AD chromosome 5, NfurGRZ-RIMD1, whole genome shotgun sequence genome encodes the following:
- the LOC107378334 gene encoding myosin heavy chain, fast skeletal muscle — MSTDAEMEQYGPAAIYLRKPERERIEAQTAPFDAKTAFFVIDDVDLYVKCKVIKREGGKATCETEGGKTVTVKEDDIHPRNPPKFDKIEDMAMMTHLNEPTVLYNLKERFASWMIYTYSGLFCVVVNPYKWLPVYDAVCVAAYRGKKKIEAPPHIFSISDNAYQFMLTDRENQSVLITGESGAGKTVNTKRVIQYFATIAALGGKKDAGSSGKIQGSLEDQIVAANPLLEAYGNAKTVRNDNSSRFGKFIRIHFGTSGKLASADIETYLLEKSRVTFQLSAERSYHIFYQLMTGHKPELLEALLITTNPYDYPMISQGEITVKSINDVEEFIATDTAIDILGFNAEEKVSIYKLTGAVMHHGNMKFKQKQREEQAEPDGTEIADKIAYLLGLNSADMLKALCYPRVKVGNEMVTKGQTVPQVNNAVSALCKSIYEKMFLWMVIRINEMLDTKQPRAFFIGVLDIAGFEIFDFNSLEQLCINFTNEKLQQFFNHTMFVLEQEEYKKEGIEWEFIDFGMDLAACIELIEKPLGIFSILEEECMFPKASDTTFKNKLIDQHLGKNKAFEKPKPGKGKAEAHFALVHYAGTVDYNISGWLDKNKDPLNESVVQLYQKSSNKLLGFLYAAHASAEAESGGGKKGGKKKGGSFQTVSAVFRENLGKLMTNLKSTHPHFVRCLIPNESKTPGLMENFLVIHQLRCNGVLEGIRICRKGFPGRILYGDFKQRYKVLNASVIPEGQFIDNKKASEKLLGSIDVDHTQYKFGHTKVFFKAGLLGTLEEMRDEKLAELVTMTQALCRGYVMRKEFVKMMERRDALFTIQYNVRSFMNVKNWPWLKLYFKIKPLLKSAETEKELQQMKENYDKMKTDLAAALAKKKELEEKMVSLLQEKNDLQLQVAAEVENLGDAEERCEGLIKSKIQLEAKLKETTERLEDEEEINAELTAKKRKLEDECSELKKDIDDLELTLAKVEKEKHATENKVKNLTEEMATQDEAIAKLTKEKKALQEAHQQTLDDLQAEEDKVNTLTKAKTKLEQQVDDLEGSLEQEKKLRMDLERAKRKLEGDLKLAQESIMDLENDKQQSDEKIKKKDFEISQLLSKIEDEQSLGAQLQKKIKELQARIEELEEEIEAERAARAKVEKQRADLSRELEEISERLEEAGGATAAQIEMNKKREAEFQKLRRDLEESTLQHEATAAALRKKQADSVAELGEQIDNLQRVKQKLEKEKSEYKMEIDDLSSNMEAVAKAKGNLEKMCRTLEDQLSEIKAKNDENVRQLNDVNAQKARFQTENGELGRQLEEKEALVSQLTRGKQAFTQQIEELKRHVEEEVKAKNALAHAVQSARHDCDLLREQFEEEQEAKAELQRGMSKANSEVAQWRTKYETDAIQRTEELEEAKKKLAQRLQEAEESIEAVNSKCASLEKTKQRLQGEVEDLMIDVERANGLAANLDKKQRNFDKVLAEWKQKYEEGQAELEGAQKEARSLSTELFKMKNSYEEALDQLETMKRENKNLQQEISDLTEQLGETGKSIHELEKAKKTVETEKSEIQTALEEAEGTLEHEEAKILRVQLELNQVKGEVDRKIAEKDEEMEQIKRNSQRVIDSMQSALDNEVRSRNDALRVKKKMEGDLNEMEIQLSHANRQAAEAQKQLRNVQGQLKDAQLHLDDAVRGQEDMKEQVAMVERRNGLMVAEIEELRAALEQTERARKVAEQELVDASERVGLLHSQNTSLLNTKKKLESDLVQVQGEVDDSVQEARNAEDKAKKAITDAAMMAEELKKEQDTSAHLERMKKNLEVTVKDLQHRLDEAENLAMKGGKKQLQKLEQRVHELEAEVEAEQRRGVDAVKGVRKYERRVKELTYQTEEDKKNLVRLQDLVDKLQLKVKAYKRQAEEAEEQANTHMSRLRKVQHEMEEAQERADIAESQVNKLRAKSRDVGKSDAE, encoded by the exons AGATGGAGCAGTATGGTCCGGCGGCCATTTACCTCCGgaagccagagagagagagaattgaaGCTCAAACCGCTCCATTTGATGCTAAAACAGCCTTCTTTGTGATTGATGACGTTGATCTTTATGTCAAGTGTAAAGTTATTAAGAGGGAGGGTGGCAAAGCCACATGTGAGACAGAGGGAGGGAAG ACTGTCACCGTAAAAGAGGATGACATCCATCCCAGGAACCCTCCGAAGTTCGACAAAATTGAGGACATGGCCATGATGACCCACCTCAATGAGCCAACTGTGTTGTATAACCTCAAAGAGCGTTTTGCATCATGGATGATCTAC ACCTACTCTGGATTGTTCTGTGTGGTCGTGAATCCCTACAAGTGGCTTCCTGTGTATGATGCTGTCTGTGTAGCAGCATACAGAGGCAAGAAGAAGATTGAGGCTCCACCCCACATCTTCTCCATCTCTGACAATGCCTATCAGTTCATGCTCACTG ATCGTGAGAACCAGTCTGTCCTGATTAC CGGTGAATCTGGTGCTGGAAAGACTGTCAACACCAAGCGTGTCATCCAGTACTTTGCAACAATTGCAGCTCTGGGTGGCAAAAAGGATGCAGGAAGCTCTGGTAAAATTCAG GGCTCCCTTGAAGACCAGATTGTTGCTGCCAATCCTCTGCTGGAGGCCTATGGTAATGCTAAGACTGTGAGGAATGACAACTCCTCCCGTTTT GGTAAATTCATCAGGATCCACTTTGGCACATCTGGAAAGCTGGCTTCAGCTGATATTGAAACTT ATCTGCTGGAGAAGTCCCGTGTCACCTTCCAGTTGTCTGCTGAGAGGAGCTACCATATCTTCTATCAGCTGATGACAGGCCACAAGCCTGAGCTTCTGG AGGCTCTTCTGATCACCACCAACCCCTATGACTACCCAATGATCAGCCAGGGTGAAATCACAGTCAAGAGCATCAATGATGTGGAGGAGTTCATTGCAACAGAT ACTGCAATTGATATCTTGGGCTTCAATGCTGAAGAGAAGGTCAGCATCTACAAGCTGACTGGTGCTGTGATGCATCACGGCAACATGAAGTTCAAGCAGAAGCAGCGTGAGGAGCAGGCTGAACCAGACGGCACTGAGA TCGCTGACAAAATTGCCTACCTTTTGGGCCTGAACTCAGCTGACATGCTGAAAGCTCTGTGCTACCCAAGAGTCAAGGTCGGAAATGAGATGGTCACCAAAGGTCAGACCGTCCCCCag GTCAACAATGCTGTCTCAGCTCTGTGCAAGTCAATCTATGAGAAGATGTTCTTGTGGATGGTCATCCGTATCAATGAGATGTTGGACACAAAGCAGCCAAGAGCCTTCTTCATTGGAGTGTTGGACATTGCTGGATTTGAGATCTTTGAT TTCAACAGCTTGGAGCAGCTCTGCATCAACTTCACCAATGAGAAACTGCAACAGTTCTTCAACCACACCATGTTTGTCCTGGAGCAAGAGGAGTACAAGAAGGAGGGCATTGAATGGGAGTTCATTGACTTTGGTATGGACTTGGCTGCCTGCATTGAGCTGATTGAGAAG CCATTGGGTATCTTCTCCATCCTTGAAGAGGAGTGCATGTTCCCCAAGGCTTCTGACACAACTTTCAAGAACAAGCTGATTGACCAGCATCTTGGCAAGAACAAGGCCTTTGAGAAGCCAAAACCTGgaaagggcaaggctgaggctcaCTTTGCTCTGGTTCACTATGCCGGTACAGTGGACTACAACATCAGTGGCTGGCTGGACAAGAACAAGGATCCACTGAATGAATCTGTGGTTCAGCTCTACCAAAAATCATCAAACAAACTGCTGGGATTCCTGTATGCAGCCCATGCCTCAGCTGAGG CTGAGTCCGGCGGTGGAAAGAAGGGTGGCAAGAAGAAGGGTGGTTCCTTCCAGACTGTGTCCGCTGTATTCAGG GAGAATTTGGGCAAGCTGATGACCAACCTGAAGAGCACTCATCCTCATTTTGTGCGCTGCCTGATTCCCAATGAATCAAAGACCCCAG GTCTCATGGAGAACTTCTTGGTCATCCACCAGCTGAGGTGCAACGGTGTGCTGGAGGGTATCAGGATCTGCAGAAAGGGTTTCCCTGGTAGAATCCTCTATGGTGACTTCAAGCAGag ATACAAAGTATTGAATGCCAGTGTCATCCCTGAGGGACAGTTCATCGACAACAAGAAAGCTTCAGAGAAGCTGTTGGGCTCCATTGATGTGGACCACACTCAGTACAAGTTTGGACACACTAAG GTGTTCTTCAAAGCTGGTCTGCTGGGTACACTTGAGGAGATGAGAGATGAGAAACTGGCTGAGCTGGTGACCATGACTCAAGCTCTCTGCAGAGGTTATGTCATGAGGAAGGAGTTTGTCAAGATGATGGAGAGAAG AGACGCTCTCTTTACAATTCAGTACAATGTTCGATCATTCATGAATGTGAAGAACTGGCCATGGCTGAAACTGTACTTCAAGATCAAGCCTCTTCTGAAGAGTGCTGAGACTGAAAAGGAGCTGCAGCAAATGAAGGAGAACTATGACAAGATGAAAACAGACTTGGCTGCTGCTCTGGCCAAGAAGAaggagctggaggagaaaatgGTTTCCCTGCTCCAGGAGAAGAATGACTTGCAGCTCCAAGTTGCCGCT GAAGTTGAGAATCTTGGAGATGCTGAGGAGAGGTGTGAAGGGCTCATCAAGAGCAAGATCCAGCTTGAGGCTAAACTCAAAGAAACAACTGAGAGACTGGAGGATGAAGAGGAAATCAATGCTGAGTTGACTGCCAAGAAGAGGAAACTGGAGGATGAATgctctgagctgaagaaggaCATTGATGACCTGGAGCTTACCCTGGCCAAAGTGGAGAAGGAGAAACATGCCACTGAGAACAAG GtgaaaaacctgacagaagaGATGGCTACTCAAGATGAGGCCATTGCTAAGCTGACCAAGGAGAAGAAAGCTCTCCAGGAGGCCCATCAGCAAACACTGGATGATCTCCAGGCAGAGGAAGACAAAGTCAACACTCTGACCAAGGCCAAGACAAAGCTGGAACAGCAAGTGGATGAT CTTGAAGGCTCACTGGAGCAAGAGAAGAAGCTTCGTATGGATCTTGAGAGAGCCAAGAGAAAGCTTGAAGGAGATCTCAAACTGGCCCAGGAGTCCATTATGGATCTGGAGAATGACAAGCAGCAATCTGATGAGAAAATCAAGAA GAAGGACTTTGAAATCAGCCAACTCCTCAGCAAGATTGAAGATGAACAGTCCCTTGGTGCTCAGCTTCAGAAGAAGATCAAAGAACTCCAG GCTCGTattgaggagctggaggaggagataGAAGCTGAGAGGGCTGCTCGTGCTAAAGTTGAGAAGCAGAGAGCTGACCTCTCCAGGGAGCTTGAGGAGATCAGTGAGAGGCTTGAGGAAGCTGGTGGAGCAACAGCTGCTCAGATTGAGATGAACAAGAAGCGTGAAGCTGAGTTCCAGAAGCTTCGTCGTGACCTTGAAGAATCCACCCTCCAGCATGAAGCCACTGCAGCAGCTCTCCGCAAGAAGCAGGCCGACAGCGTTGCAGAGCTGGGAGAGCAGATCGACAACCTGCAGCGCGTCAAGCAGAAGCTGGAGAAGGAGAAGAGCGAGTACAAGATGGAGATTGATGACCTCTCCAGCAACATGGAGGCTGTTGCCAAAGCAAAG ggcaaCTTGGAGAAAATGTGCAGAACCCTTGAGGACCAACTCAGTGAAATTAAAGCCAAAAACGATGAAAATGTTCGTCAGCTGAATGACGTTAATGCACAGAAGGCAAGATTTCAGACAGAGAATG GTGAACTGGGTcgccagctggaggagaaagaagcTCTTGTTTCTCAGCTGACAAGAGGCAAGCAGGCATTCACTCAGCAGATTGAGGAGCTCAAGAGACACGTGGAAGAGGAAGTGAAG GCCAAGAACGCCCTGGCCCATGCTGTTCAGTCTGCCCGCCATGACTGCGATCTGCTCAGGGAGCAGtttgaggaggagcaggaggccaAGGCTGAGCTCCAGAGAGGAATGTCTAAGGCCAACAGTGAGGTGGCTCAGTGGAGAACCAAATACGAGACTGATGCCATCCAACGcactgaggagctggaggaggccAA GAAAAAGCTTGCCCAGCGCCTGCAAGAGGCTGAGGAATCCATTGAGGCTGTGAACTCCAAGTGTGCCTCTTTGGAGAAGACCAAGCAGAGGCTGCAGGGTGAGGTGGAGGACCTCATGATTGATGTAGAGAGAGCTAATGGTCTGGCTGCCAACCTTGACAAGAAACAGAGGAACTTTGACAAG GTGCTGGCAGAATGGAAGCAGAAGTATGAGGAGGGCCAGGCAGAGCTGGAAGGAGCCCAAAAGGAGGCTCGTTCTTTGAGCACTGAGCTGTTCAAGATGAAGAACTCCTATGAAGAGGCACTGGATCAGCTGGAGACCATGAAGAGGGAGAACAAGAACCTTCAGC AGGAGATCTCAGATCTGACTGAACAGCTTGGTGAGACAGGAAAGAGCATCCATGAGCTGGAGAAAGCAAAGAAGACTGTTGAGACTGAGAAATCTGAAATTCAGACAGCTTTGGAAGAAGCCGAG GGCACTCTGGAGCACGAGGAGGCTAAGATTCTTCGTGTCCAGCTTGAGCTCAACCAGGTCAAGGGTGAGGTTGACAGGAAGATTGCTGAGAAGGACGAGGAAATGGAACAGATCAAGAGAAATAGCCAGAGGGTGATTGACTCCATGCAGAGCGCTCTTGATAATGAGGTCAGGAGCAGGAATGATGCCCTGAGAGTCAAGAAGAAGATGGAGGGAGATCTGAATGAGATGGAGATTCAGCTGAGCCATGCCAACAGGCAGGCTGCTGAGGCCCAGAAACAACTTAGGAATGTCCAGGGACAACTCAAG GATGCTCAACTGCACCTTGATGATGCTGTCAGAGGACAGGAAGACATGAAGGAGCAGGTTGCCATGGTGGAGCGCAGGAATGGTCTGATGGTGGCTGAGATTGAAGAGCTGAGAGCTGCTCTGGAGCAGACTGAGAGAGCACGTAAAGTGGCTGAGCAGGAGTTGGTTGATGCCAGTGAGCGTGTTGGACTGCTCCACTCTCAG AACACCAGCCTCCTGAACACCAAGAAGAAGCTGGAATCAGATCTTGTCCAGGTTCAGGGTGAGGTGGATGATAGTGTTCAGGAAGCCAGAAATGCTGAGGACAAAGCCAAGAAGGCTATCACTGAT GCTGCCATGATGGCTGAGGAGCTGAAAAAGGAGCAGGATACCAGTGCTCACCTGGAGAGGATGAAGAAGAACCTGGAGGTCACAGTTAAGGATCTGCAGCACCGTCTGGATGAGGCTGAGAACCTCGCCATGAAAGGTGGCAAGAAGCAGCTCCAGAAACTTGAACAGAGG GTTCATGAACTTGAGGCTGAAGTTGAAGCTGAACAAAGACGTGGAGTTGATGCTGTTAAGGGAGTCCGCAAATATGAGAGGAGGGTTAAGGAACTGACTTACCAG ACTGAGGAGGATAAGAAGAATCTGGTCAGACTTCAGGACCTAGTGGACAAGCTGCAACTTAAAGTAAAGGCTTACAAGAGACAGGCTGAGGAGGCA GAAGAACAGGCCAACACCCACATGTCCAGGCTAAGAAAGGTCCAGCATGAGATGGAAGAAGCTCAGGAGCGTGCTGATATCGCCGAGTCCCAGGTCAACAAACTCAGGGCCAAAAGCCGTGATGTTGGAAAG tCGGATGCTGAGTAA